One window from the genome of Streptomyces sp. NBC_00708 encodes:
- a CDS encoding putative sugar O-methyltransferase has protein sequence MDTPVQALEGPPIDTLAPIMSAEELIPLPAPDDRVHSWWTEHRQRLARKALEGEVFDNYVVKEEMLEVFPKKAERGDRLPPDFLRECGNLMGQKWVQDKLDGYVDPVAEPTEAISEKTASQLYYLARLEQLSSGQQLGHVVEIGAGFGNLALLTLALGGCSRYTIIDLPDVLPISRSYLSAHLSPEQLAKVEFIDAMDTDALTAFAGTEADIVVSTFALTEMPAAMRRWYAAFVLSKAGAFYVVGQRTFKGEDAGGFAEYVQRPFTLTVQPYLYDPIGWPTFEMFGRAA, from the coding sequence GTGGACACACCGGTTCAGGCCCTCGAAGGTCCGCCCATCGACACGCTGGCACCGATCATGTCCGCCGAGGAACTGATCCCCCTGCCCGCACCGGACGACCGCGTCCACAGTTGGTGGACCGAGCATCGCCAGCGGTTGGCGCGAAAGGCCCTTGAGGGGGAGGTCTTCGACAACTACGTCGTCAAGGAGGAAATGCTTGAGGTCTTCCCCAAGAAGGCCGAGCGCGGTGACCGGCTGCCTCCGGACTTCCTGCGTGAGTGCGGAAACCTGATGGGACAGAAGTGGGTTCAGGACAAGCTGGATGGTTACGTGGATCCGGTCGCTGAGCCTACGGAGGCTATTTCGGAGAAGACGGCGAGCCAGCTCTACTACCTCGCCCGTCTCGAGCAGCTGAGCTCAGGCCAGCAGCTCGGTCACGTCGTCGAGATCGGCGCGGGGTTCGGCAATCTGGCCCTGCTCACGCTCGCCCTCGGCGGATGCAGCCGCTACACCATCATCGACCTGCCCGATGTCCTCCCGATAAGCAGGTCCTACCTCTCGGCTCATCTGAGCCCGGAGCAGCTCGCCAAGGTCGAGTTCATCGACGCCATGGACACCGATGCGCTGACCGCCTTCGCGGGCACCGAGGCGGACATCGTCGTGTCGACGTTCGCGTTGACCGAGATGCCCGCCGCCATGCGCAGGTGGTACGCGGCTTTCGTATTGAGCAAGGCCGGCGCCTTCTACGTTGTCGGTCAGCGCACCTTCAAGGGCGAGGACGCGGGTGGGTTCGCCGAGTACGTCCAGCGGCCGTTCACCCTCACCGTCCAGCCCTACCTCTACGACCCGATCGGCTGGCCGACGTTCGAGATGTTCGGGCGGGCTGCCTGA
- a CDS encoding sugar phosphate nucleotidyltransferase — protein MTTVRKAVIAAAGLGTRMFPITKVVEKAMLPIGRRPTIDYIVRECAAAGVEEIAIVVRKGSTQIQRYYGDDSELRALLSRRGWAEKARALDEISSVRSITFIEQSLEDSYGTALPVMLAKDFVADDSFFFLSSDDLLLDESGKSTLAELGREAAGGYALVGQPVPNAALERYGRLRTAETDGRLVLTDLIEKDSSLADGDQALINISRYAFPAEFLSVLAKVAEHEESGEYRLTDGLLDVVHSQSVAVTLSRGSYYDLGSEQGLAEATQHVVGD, from the coding sequence GTGACCACTGTCCGTAAGGCTGTCATCGCCGCCGCCGGGCTGGGCACGCGCATGTTCCCGATCACGAAGGTGGTCGAAAAGGCGATGCTTCCCATCGGCCGCCGACCCACGATCGACTACATCGTCCGTGAGTGCGCCGCCGCCGGAGTCGAAGAGATCGCGATTGTGGTGCGCAAGGGCAGCACGCAGATTCAGCGGTACTACGGAGATGACAGCGAACTTCGGGCCCTGCTGAGCCGTCGAGGTTGGGCGGAGAAGGCGCGCGCCCTCGACGAGATCAGCTCCGTCCGGTCGATCACCTTCATCGAGCAGTCCCTGGAGGACAGCTACGGCACCGCGCTGCCTGTGATGCTCGCGAAGGACTTCGTCGCCGATGACAGTTTCTTCTTCCTCTCCAGCGACGACCTGCTCCTGGACGAGTCCGGGAAGTCCACCCTGGCGGAGCTTGGGCGCGAAGCCGCCGGTGGCTACGCGCTCGTGGGCCAGCCGGTGCCCAACGCCGCCCTGGAGCGCTACGGCCGCCTCCGTACGGCGGAGACCGACGGACGGCTGGTGCTGACGGACCTCATCGAGAAGGACAGCAGCCTGGCCGACGGCGACCAGGCTCTCATCAACATCAGCAGGTACGCCTTCCCTGCGGAGTTCCTCTCCGTTCTCGCCAAGGTGGCCGAGCACGAGGAGTCAGGGGAGTACCGACTCACCGATGGGCTCCTGGATGTCGTCCATTCCCAGTCGGTCGCCGTGACGCTCAGCCGCGGCAGCTACTACGACCTCGGCAGCGAGCAGGGGCTCGCCGAAGCCACCCAGCACGTCGTCGGCGACTAG
- a CDS encoding class I SAM-dependent methyltransferase, with protein sequence MARKTRSLWGPAPSRFYRLLERVEQSVPGRTPRVAILGCSDGKFVLPAARRDCDVIAVDIDDVALHGGTTKTADGEPIEMAGLAWRLKTEGLEHKVEIILGDLAEVSLPQCDLIFISGALQYSHNLRHSMAGMMSRIQATVSPGGYLYIEYMLPVTEAHKALDNYPLASEWPGFFDNSEWSVLSNHVADPAAENRDGAKVLGTHRFLHWGHLMARRVPA encoded by the coding sequence ATGGCTCGGAAGACTAGGAGCCTCTGGGGGCCCGCTCCGTCGCGCTTCTACCGGCTTCTGGAGCGTGTTGAGCAATCCGTCCCCGGTCGGACGCCCCGCGTTGCGATTCTCGGATGCTCCGATGGCAAGTTCGTTCTCCCTGCTGCACGACGGGACTGTGACGTCATTGCCGTGGACATCGACGACGTCGCACTCCACGGCGGAACCACGAAGACGGCCGACGGTGAGCCGATAGAGATGGCCGGACTCGCCTGGCGCTTGAAGACAGAAGGGCTCGAGCACAAGGTCGAGATCATCCTTGGCGATCTGGCAGAGGTATCACTTCCTCAGTGTGACCTGATTTTCATCAGTGGCGCGTTGCAGTACTCCCACAACCTGCGCCACAGCATGGCCGGCATGATGTCCAGAATTCAGGCCACGGTGTCACCGGGCGGGTACCTCTACATCGAGTACATGCTTCCGGTGACGGAGGCACACAAGGCGTTGGACAATTACCCCCTGGCGTCCGAGTGGCCGGGATTCTTCGATAACTCCGAGTGGAGCGTTCTTTCCAACCACGTCGCCGATCCTGCTGCGGAGAATCGCGACGGTGCCAAGGTTCTGGGTACGCATCGATTTCTCCACTGGGGCCACCTGATGGCACGGCGCGTCCCCGCGTAA
- a CDS encoding tetratricopeptide repeat protein produces the protein MRMRDSHRADAERLLVRAVEEEARRTGGRTDAAVLLPRARASLDSIADGAAEEYAAYVRALDASAAGQRFGRESLSTPLLVTGVAAAAAFGADVAFGTASGLALGAGAVVAVAGATATVARATASRRPAAPDAPGGPEQLRLQWLAALDVRGIRPFLDQQRMLAATTRAPAKKAAAKARTPLRGGDRSAAARMRSLLEQSFGHLPAADGLFAGRRGELARIGQWVHAARASTETKPTVVVLHGPPGAGRTTLAVRAAHELKDQFKGACVVDLRGGAEGEAPLPTRDALLHLLNRLGAPREQLLFRDSASAEQQVRRLSELYHQHLTGTAVTIVLDDARDAEQVATLIPERSDSLVLVTAREPLDLPASLPAWVHRLEVGALEPGGAEELLRAVSQEAEPGPYDYPSSEAITELCGGLPLALRIAGSSLGARTADVLAADLAAYGPVPPVERALWLRYTDQSEQARRLLRRLALAGRASLGAAAAAALLSADEQEAGRLLTALSGAGLIDHVRGSRYRLHDLVRGFALARLLDEEEPAERAAAQERLIANYAELAGAVIRMVDGKMSTRAGQFGSHGFSSLDAALRWLDDESSFITSALRHAEGVDQAAVLALLGALCDYCLLRGDLYRLGEISELTQAVDQGLLERSVRWRTGIAARQLGELDKARTTLSSVVGLYREAQNDAGTALALCSLGITLHHQGNLTEASARLREAMELQSAAGQDEDRAWSMHALAAVERDRGNPAEAVALLDTALTLHREGESLHGEAWTRFQLGQVRLRLGEVEQADTALRAALDLYGRTRDERGVAWATTQLARARLLDGEPGAAVEQLTAALDRHRDNEDARGEAWTRYYLGQALEESGDTVEAVRQLERARTMFSRMRDVYGLACARHHSGRVTRDQRAAQTGNLRNSGFARQLLVDARADFRRIGVAHGEAWTCLDLALIDAGNQRAPQALELCGEAAGLFESYGDARGADWARFLRCTLLPYASPGGIEVGTVVAQQELADLRAAAHPSRDPKVNECADTYRVILDRGTDLETGWQAWTLGLIPSRRTREIMGVRV, from the coding sequence ATGCGGATGCGGGACAGCCACCGGGCGGATGCGGAACGGCTGTTGGTACGGGCCGTGGAGGAAGAGGCGCGGCGCACCGGGGGACGGACGGATGCGGCCGTCCTGCTGCCCCGGGCGCGGGCCTCGCTCGACAGCATCGCGGACGGGGCGGCCGAGGAGTACGCGGCGTACGTCCGGGCGCTCGACGCCTCGGCGGCCGGGCAGCGGTTCGGGCGGGAGAGTCTGTCGACGCCGTTGCTGGTGACCGGGGTCGCCGCCGCCGCGGCCTTCGGCGCCGATGTGGCGTTCGGTACGGCGTCCGGGCTCGCGCTCGGGGCGGGGGCCGTCGTGGCCGTCGCGGGGGCCACCGCCACCGTGGCGCGGGCGACCGCGTCGCGGCGGCCGGCCGCGCCGGACGCGCCCGGTGGGCCGGAGCAGCTGCGGCTCCAGTGGCTCGCGGCCCTCGATGTGCGGGGCATACGGCCGTTCCTCGACCAGCAGCGGATGCTCGCCGCCACCACACGCGCCCCGGCGAAGAAGGCCGCCGCCAAGGCGCGCACCCCGCTGCGCGGCGGGGACCGCAGCGCAGCCGCCCGGATGCGCTCGCTCCTGGAGCAGTCGTTCGGGCATCTCCCGGCGGCCGACGGGCTGTTCGCGGGGCGGCGGGGCGAACTCGCGCGCATCGGCCAGTGGGTGCACGCGGCCCGTGCCTCGACGGAGACGAAGCCGACCGTCGTCGTGCTGCACGGGCCCCCGGGCGCCGGGCGCACCACCCTCGCGGTGCGGGCGGCGCACGAGCTGAAGGACCAGTTCAAGGGCGCCTGCGTGGTGGACCTGCGGGGAGGGGCGGAGGGCGAGGCCCCGCTGCCGACCCGGGACGCGCTCCTGCATCTGCTGAACCGTCTCGGCGCGCCCCGCGAGCAGCTGCTGTTCCGGGACAGCGCGTCCGCCGAGCAGCAGGTGCGCCGGCTCAGCGAGCTGTACCACCAGCATCTGACCGGCACCGCCGTGACCATCGTCCTCGACGACGCCCGCGACGCGGAGCAGGTCGCCACGCTGATCCCTGAGCGCTCCGACAGCCTGGTCCTGGTCACCGCCCGCGAACCCCTCGACCTCCCCGCGTCGCTGCCCGCCTGGGTGCACCGGCTGGAGGTCGGGGCGCTCGAACCGGGCGGCGCGGAGGAGCTGCTGCGCGCGGTGTCGCAGGAGGCCGAGCCCGGCCCGTACGACTATCCGTCGAGCGAGGCGATCACCGAGCTGTGCGGCGGGCTGCCGCTGGCGCTGCGGATCGCCGGCTCCTCGCTCGGGGCGCGTACGGCGGACGTGCTGGCCGCCGATCTCGCCGCGTACGGTCCGGTGCCGCCCGTCGAACGCGCCCTGTGGCTGCGCTACACCGATCAGTCCGAGCAGGCCAGGCGGCTGCTGCGGCGCCTCGCGCTGGCCGGCCGGGCGAGCCTGGGCGCGGCAGCCGCCGCGGCCCTGCTCTCCGCCGACGAGCAGGAGGCCGGCCGGCTGCTGACGGCCCTGTCCGGGGCCGGGCTGATCGACCACGTACGCGGCTCCCGCTACCGGCTGCACGACCTCGTACGCGGCTTCGCCCTGGCCCGGCTGCTCGACGAGGAGGAGCCCGCCGAGCGCGCGGCGGCGCAGGAACGGCTCATCGCGAACTACGCGGAGCTGGCCGGCGCGGTGATCCGGATGGTCGACGGCAAGATGTCCACCCGGGCCGGACAGTTCGGCTCGCACGGCTTCAGCTCGCTGGACGCGGCCCTGCGCTGGCTGGACGACGAGTCGAGCTTCATCACCTCCGCGCTGCGGCACGCCGAGGGCGTCGACCAGGCCGCGGTGCTCGCCCTGCTCGGCGCGCTGTGCGACTACTGCCTGCTGCGCGGCGACCTCTACCGGCTGGGCGAGATAAGCGAGCTGACCCAGGCGGTCGACCAGGGGCTGCTGGAGCGCTCGGTGCGGTGGCGTACGGGGATCGCGGCCCGTCAGCTCGGTGAGCTGGACAAGGCGCGGACGACGCTGTCCTCCGTCGTGGGGCTCTACCGCGAGGCGCAGAACGACGCCGGTACGGCGCTGGCGCTGTGCTCGCTCGGAATCACCCTGCACCACCAGGGCAACCTCACCGAGGCCTCGGCCCGGCTGCGCGAGGCGATGGAGCTCCAGTCCGCCGCCGGGCAGGACGAGGACCGGGCCTGGTCGATGCACGCGCTGGCCGCCGTCGAGCGCGACCGGGGCAACCCGGCCGAGGCGGTGGCCCTGCTGGACACCGCGCTCACCCTGCACCGCGAGGGCGAGTCGCTGCACGGCGAGGCGTGGACGCGGTTCCAGCTGGGCCAGGTCCGGCTGCGCCTGGGTGAGGTGGAGCAGGCCGACACCGCCCTGCGCGCCGCCCTCGATCTGTACGGGCGGACCCGGGACGAGCGGGGCGTGGCGTGGGCGACGACCCAGCTGGCGCGCGCCCGGCTGCTGGACGGCGAACCGGGCGCGGCCGTCGAGCAGCTGACCGCCGCCCTGGACCGCCACCGCGACAACGAGGACGCGCGCGGCGAGGCCTGGACCCGGTACTACCTGGGCCAGGCACTGGAGGAGTCCGGCGACACCGTCGAGGCCGTACGGCAGCTGGAGCGGGCCCGCACGATGTTCTCGCGGATGCGCGACGTCTACGGCCTCGCGTGCGCCCGGCACCACTCGGGGCGCGTCACCCGCGACCAGCGCGCCGCGCAGACGGGCAACCTGCGCAATTCGGGGTTCGCCCGCCAGCTGCTCGTCGACGCGCGGGCGGACTTCCGGCGCATCGGGGTGGCCCACGGCGAGGCGTGGACCTGCCTGGACCTCGCGCTGATCGACGCGGGCAACCAGCGGGCGCCCCAGGCCCTGGAGCTGTGCGGCGAGGCGGCCGGGCTGTTCGAGTCGTACGGCGACGCGCGCGGCGCGGACTGGGCGCGCTTCCTGCGCTGCACGCTGCTGCCGTACGCCTCGCCCGGCGGGATCGAGGTGGGCACGGTGGTCGCCCAGCAGGAACTGGCCGACCTCCGCGCCGCCGCCCACCCGTCCCGGGACCCCAAGGTGAACGAGTGCGCGGACACGTACCGCGTGATCCTGGACCGGGGGACGGACCTGGAAACGGGCTGGCAGGCCTGGACCCTGGGCCTGATCCCGTCCCGCCGGACCCGGGAGATCATGGGCGTAAGGGTCTGA
- a CDS encoding HAD-IA family hydrolase: MRTDIRGLLFDMNGLFRHWRNAGAREGEELAGLPAGTFDVYAYQHPMYRLAKVGVISDQEWADDVERRLVGDFGPDAQKAIPPWRLDRGETDAVMIDLLEQAQRQVPVGVLSNTTDAFRTDLEHHGIAGLFDFVLPSADLGVDKPSPLAYRAAAERMGIAPQHLYYSDDEPTFVAGARHAGLEADLFTGAADFAASLNRLGIAVTVS; the protein is encoded by the coding sequence ATGCGAACTGACATACGCGGCCTGCTGTTCGACATGAACGGCCTCTTCAGGCACTGGCGCAACGCCGGAGCACGAGAGGGCGAGGAGTTGGCGGGCCTGCCGGCAGGGACGTTCGACGTCTATGCCTACCAGCATCCGATGTACCGGCTGGCCAAAGTCGGTGTCATCAGTGATCAGGAGTGGGCGGACGACGTGGAGCGACGGCTCGTCGGGGACTTCGGTCCCGACGCTCAGAAGGCCATACCGCCATGGCGACTCGACCGCGGTGAGACCGATGCAGTCATGATCGACCTCCTCGAACAGGCACAGCGGCAGGTTCCCGTCGGCGTGCTTTCCAACACCACCGATGCCTTCCGCACCGATCTCGAGCACCATGGGATCGCCGGATTGTTCGACTTCGTCCTGCCATCGGCCGACCTCGGTGTGGACAAGCCTTCGCCCCTCGCCTACCGTGCCGCGGCAGAGCGAATGGGCATTGCACCGCAGCACCTCTACTACTCCGACGACGAACCCACCTTCGTCGCGGGCGCGCGCCATGCCGGCCTGGAGGCGGACCTGTTCACGGGTGCGGCCGACTTCGCGGCATCGCTCAACCGGCTCGGTATCGCGGTCACAGTGAGCTAG
- a CDS encoding HAD family hydrolase — protein sequence MNRPSVSDPSVRPTIAAALFDLYGTLVPRPDPEVRTHRRMTLAQMLGCDAERFTRAFAECRNERLLGTAGSTPHMLRAVARTAGGDVDNEALRAAVSRVHEWTRDDVAISPECQAVLGTLRTQGYRLGIVSDCERDLMEVLPGTALAGLVDAVTLSCATGIRKPARHQYTHCALQLEVPPEHCLYVGDGGSDELRGAQDVGALVIHFAKNDHNPFAAVGSWPGHTAQSFADLRALIGRLTTPQARRDLHGSED from the coding sequence ATGAACCGTCCATCCGTGAGCGATCCATCTGTGCGACCCACCATCGCAGCGGCACTCTTCGACCTTTACGGAACACTCGTGCCACGGCCGGATCCGGAGGTCCGTACCCACCGTCGCATGACTCTGGCCCAGATGCTGGGCTGTGATGCCGAGCGTTTCACCCGGGCGTTCGCGGAGTGCCGGAACGAACGGCTTCTGGGGACCGCTGGATCGACTCCTCACATGCTCCGAGCCGTCGCCCGCACAGCTGGCGGAGATGTGGACAACGAGGCGTTGCGGGCGGCGGTGTCCCGCGTTCACGAGTGGACGCGGGACGATGTCGCGATCTCTCCGGAGTGTCAGGCCGTGCTCGGAACCCTGAGGACTCAGGGGTACCGACTGGGAATCGTCAGCGACTGTGAGCGCGACCTGATGGAGGTGTTGCCCGGCACGGCGCTCGCCGGCCTGGTCGACGCAGTGACGTTGTCCTGCGCCACAGGCATCCGTAAGCCCGCCCGGCATCAATACACGCACTGCGCGCTTCAATTGGAAGTTCCACCGGAGCACTGCCTGTACGTCGGTGACGGGGGGAGCGACGAATTGCGCGGGGCACAGGATGTCGGCGCTCTGGTGATCCACTTCGCCAAGAATGATCACAACCCCTTTGCGGCCGTCGGTAGCTGGCCCGGCCATACAGCCCAGTCTTTCGCCGATCTGCGCGCGTTGATCGGCAGGCTCACCACACCTCAAGCAAGAAGGGATCTTCATGGCTCGGAAGACTAG
- a CDS encoding glycosyltransferase family 4 protein → MKVSSASIFFPRGGSAHVLRYLTPRLHDLGVRFDLTAGSTRAFAGGDAAQFYGSLCRHQVNYDSAFAAYEQGLDPMVVEAPIHPSYEDKDGVPDRSFGRVGPEATRHLESRWATLFREFGFEKADVIHLNHLTPMQSAATEAAPGIPIVATMHGTEIKFWQSLLAAHSDDRPTLDHADFWQQAMSRYANLCDRIVAISSSDVTTLTDELKVDPSRIRYIPHGVDTVRFHPVELTPDQDESLWTRLLVEDCAAAEPGSERGTLRYTRPQLAHLSPGRREETVRLMWLGRFLTQKRLDQLLRVFRRVTQHMSDRVSLVVWGGYPGECEGVHPVELARELGVDDRVYFCGWRGHDDLAEALPAVDALVVPAVNESFGLMYLEAMASGVPVLATRTGGPVDFVVDDGDSANGWLVPPDDDAALEARLVEIIGNRAERRRRGANALRLALDGFSWHSVAERYRDLFAEVHAGGGRRHASHDARLVPSDVLAEPGVPGVTTQGDPQ, encoded by the coding sequence ATGAAGGTTTCATCCGCAAGTATCTTCTTCCCGCGTGGCGGTTCCGCGCACGTGCTTCGTTATCTCACTCCCCGCCTGCACGACCTGGGCGTACGTTTCGACCTGACGGCCGGATCCACGCGGGCCTTCGCCGGAGGGGACGCCGCACAGTTCTACGGAAGCCTGTGCCGGCACCAGGTGAACTACGACTCGGCGTTCGCGGCGTACGAGCAGGGCTTGGACCCGATGGTGGTCGAGGCTCCGATCCACCCTTCTTACGAGGACAAGGACGGCGTTCCGGATCGGTCATTCGGCCGTGTAGGCCCCGAGGCGACACGCCATCTGGAGTCACGCTGGGCCACACTCTTCCGCGAGTTCGGCTTCGAAAAGGCCGACGTGATCCACCTCAACCACCTCACCCCGATGCAGTCGGCGGCCACCGAAGCAGCCCCCGGCATCCCCATCGTCGCGACGATGCACGGCACGGAGATCAAGTTCTGGCAATCGCTCCTGGCGGCCCACTCTGATGACAGGCCCACGCTGGACCATGCCGACTTCTGGCAGCAGGCCATGTCCCGCTACGCCAACCTGTGCGACCGCATAGTCGCCATCTCCAGCAGCGACGTCACCACTCTCACCGATGAGCTCAAGGTGGACCCGTCACGCATCCGCTACATTCCGCACGGCGTCGACACGGTCCGGTTCCACCCGGTGGAGCTCACCCCCGACCAGGACGAATCCCTGTGGACGAGGCTGCTCGTGGAGGACTGCGCGGCCGCGGAACCGGGGTCTGAACGAGGCACACTGCGCTATACCCGGCCGCAGTTGGCACACCTTTCGCCGGGCCGACGCGAGGAGACCGTACGGCTGATGTGGCTCGGCCGGTTCCTCACACAGAAGCGCCTCGATCAGCTGCTTCGCGTGTTCCGCCGCGTCACCCAGCACATGTCCGACCGGGTCAGCCTGGTCGTCTGGGGCGGCTACCCCGGTGAGTGCGAGGGGGTCCACCCGGTGGAGCTGGCGCGCGAGCTCGGAGTGGATGACCGCGTGTACTTCTGCGGCTGGCGCGGACACGACGATCTGGCCGAGGCTCTGCCCGCGGTCGATGCACTTGTCGTTCCCGCCGTGAACGAGTCATTCGGGCTGATGTACCTCGAGGCGATGGCCAGCGGCGTTCCCGTGCTGGCCACCCGCACCGGCGGCCCCGTGGACTTCGTGGTCGACGACGGCGACTCGGCCAACGGATGGCTCGTCCCGCCGGACGACGACGCCGCACTCGAAGCTCGCCTGGTGGAGATCATCGGGAACAGAGCGGAGCGCCGGCGCCGGGGGGCGAACGCCTTGCGTCTCGCTTTGGACGGGTTCTCCTGGCACTCCGTCGCAGAGCGTTATCGTGATCTATTCGCCGAGGTGCACGCCGGAGGCGGACGGCGCCACGCATCGCATGATGCGCGGCTCGTACCGTCGGATGTCCTGGCCGAGCCCGGTGTCCCTGGAGTCACGACGCAAGGAGATCCACAGTGA
- a CDS encoding methyltransferase domain-containing protein, with translation MVSFGDRSLDALADNVIPDDYFSFDLALLRDSIFDDDRMLKVKQSVFEQYRISGTPLADHLLSCLNLQGHESVLDLGCGNGVQLELVAPHLPEGRVVGLDVAPGVLNAARERMENAGIDHELVEASADDLSIFADDSFDRVMANYMMHYVPDLERCVTETRRVLRPGGRFLLTTNSTRSMVELYSLHFEALRRVGAPEYLFKASPKGRVSLENGADLVGREFNRVDLRRRPDVMRFTTPEPFLRFYAIGHNFCSASSKPDPALDQQFFDNLLSEMRNLVEGVIRREGQLTVTKLTGTFVCE, from the coding sequence ATGGTGAGTTTCGGCGATCGCTCTCTCGACGCTCTCGCGGACAACGTCATACCCGACGACTACTTCTCCTTCGACCTCGCGCTTCTGCGTGACTCGATCTTCGACGACGATCGCATGCTCAAGGTCAAGCAGAGCGTTTTCGAGCAGTACCGCATATCGGGAACCCCGCTGGCCGACCATCTGCTCTCCTGTCTCAACCTCCAGGGTCACGAGAGTGTGCTGGATCTGGGCTGCGGGAACGGCGTCCAGCTTGAACTCGTTGCTCCGCATCTGCCGGAGGGGCGTGTCGTGGGACTCGACGTGGCCCCGGGCGTCCTCAACGCGGCGCGCGAGCGTATGGAGAATGCGGGTATCGACCACGAACTCGTGGAAGCGAGCGCCGACGATCTGTCGATATTCGCCGACGACTCCTTTGATCGCGTCATGGCTAACTACATGATGCATTACGTTCCCGATCTGGAACGCTGCGTCACCGAGACGCGGCGCGTGCTGCGCCCGGGGGGAAGGTTCCTGCTCACCACCAACAGCACCCGGTCGATGGTCGAGCTGTACAGCCTGCACTTCGAGGCCCTTCGACGCGTGGGTGCACCGGAGTACCTGTTCAAGGCCAGCCCCAAGGGTCGTGTCTCTCTGGAGAACGGGGCGGACTTGGTGGGTCGTGAGTTCAACCGGGTCGACCTGCGTCGGCGGCCCGATGTCATGCGGTTCACCACACCGGAGCCATTCCTGCGCTTCTACGCCATCGGACACAACTTCTGCTCGGCGTCGTCCAAGCCCGACCCAGCCCTGGACCAGCAGTTCTTCGACAATCTCCTTTCCGAGATGCGGAACCTTGTCGAGGGCGTCATCCGCCGGGAGGGACAGCTCACGGTGACGAAGCTGACCGGCACCTTCGTCTGCGAATGA
- a CDS encoding aminoglycoside phosphotransferase family protein: MNAVAFATACAPMVDGIIAPADIGLRQPLMTPDGPVTFWPLLRKEEGAVDYAWLGGTLRQLHAVRDTDGMAVVHRQTNPALKAARLRALEAAPHVPEWVLTACDRMMSDIQALRERVMPTLRRGLIHGDVYPANVARTATRSFLVDYDTAGTGPIYWDLAPVVVAHRHFGTPSESVDLLYTAYGEDPRHDESFWDVVRIREWGAITYLIDQAAVSETYCEELMARLVDDRPWRTLEELQRTSAECH; encoded by the coding sequence GTGAACGCCGTTGCCTTCGCAACCGCCTGTGCGCCGATGGTGGACGGAATCATCGCCCCTGCGGACATCGGCCTACGGCAGCCCCTCATGACACCGGACGGCCCAGTCACCTTCTGGCCGCTGCTGCGAAAGGAAGAAGGCGCCGTCGACTACGCATGGCTCGGCGGGACACTGCGTCAGCTGCATGCTGTCCGAGACACCGACGGCATGGCGGTGGTGCATCGCCAGACCAATCCCGCGCTGAAAGCAGCACGCCTGAGGGCCCTGGAAGCGGCTCCCCACGTCCCCGAGTGGGTCCTCACCGCATGCGACAGAATGATGTCGGACATTCAGGCGCTCCGCGAGCGGGTCATGCCCACCTTGCGCCGCGGCCTCATCCACGGCGACGTCTATCCCGCGAACGTCGCACGGACCGCGACACGCTCCTTTCTGGTCGACTACGACACAGCCGGCACCGGACCGATCTATTGGGACCTCGCCCCGGTCGTGGTCGCACACCGACACTTCGGAACGCCCTCCGAATCGGTGGACTTGCTGTACACGGCCTACGGCGAGGACCCACGGCACGATGAATCCTTCTGGGATGTCGTGAGGATCCGGGAATGGGGCGCAATCACCTACCTGATCGATCAGGCAGCCGTGAGTGAGACATATTGCGAGGAACTGATGGCCCGCCTTGTCGACGACCGCCCGTGGCGAACTCTGGAGGAGCTGCAGCGCACTTCTGCGGAATGCCATTAA